Proteins from one Cryptomeria japonica chromosome 4, Sugi_1.0, whole genome shotgun sequence genomic window:
- the LOC131061842 gene encoding uncharacterized protein LOC131061842 isoform X1, protein MGMVCVDALRHRSKKDAHSWWYFHGTCFQHLQPLAIKVLSQVDSSSASERNWSTYSFIHSVKRNRLLSKRAENLIYVHSNLRLLSHKQHDYTQGETQMWDIEPEHTDLDAPASQLLALTLDDSEIEPTYSASASGIGSSNVNVNEEEEEEEDELDNPFDD, encoded by the exons atgggaatggtctgtgttgatgcacttcgtcatagatccaagaaggatgctcatagctggtggtacttccatggcacatgcttccaacacctacaacccctcgctataaaagttttatcacaa gttgatagttcatctgcttcagaaagaaattggagcacatactctttcatccactcagtaaagcgcaataggctgctatcaaaaagagcggagaatttaatatatgtgcattccaacctccgtcttctttcacacaaacaacatgactacacacaaggggaaacacaaatgtgggatatagagccagagcatactgatttggatgcccctgcttctcagcttcttgcattgacacttgatgactcggaaattgagccaacttatagtgcaagtgcaagtggcattggctcatctaatgtcaatgtcaatgaggaggaggaggaggaggaggatgaattagataatccatttgatgattaa
- the LOC131061842 gene encoding uncharacterized protein LOC131061842 isoform X2, translated as MLQVFFTKLDGNCFNACLEWTELERWVDSSSASERNWSTYSFIHSVKRNRLLSKRAENLIYVHSNLRLLSHKQHDYTQGETQMWDIEPEHTDLDAPASQLLALTLDDSEIEPTYSASASGIGSSNVNVNEEEEEEEDELDNPFDD; from the exons ATGCTGCAAGTATTTTTCACAAAGTTGGATGGAAATTGTTTTAATGCCTGCCTAGAATGGACGGAATTGGAAAGATGG gttgatagttcatctgcttcagaaagaaattggagcacatactctttcatccactcagtaaagcgcaataggctgctatcaaaaagagcggagaatttaatatatgtgcattccaacctccgtcttctttcacacaaacaacatgactacacacaaggggaaacacaaatgtgggatatagagccagagcatactgatttggatgcccctgcttctcagcttcttgcattgacacttgatgactcggaaattgagccaacttatagtgcaagtgcaagtggcattggctcatctaatgtcaatgtcaatgaggaggaggaggaggaggaggatgaattagataatccatttgatgattaa